The Kribbella shirazensis genomic interval CGTGCTGCGACGACTCGAGTGCGTCCTCGAGCCAACACGTGAGGCCGTGCTGAAGGAGGCCGAGAAGTGGGCGGATCGCAATGTCGATCTGGGCCGGTTCTTGACACGGCAGTCAGGTCAGAGCTTCTACAACCTCACGAGGCTCTCGCTGGCAAACGTAGCGAACGCACCCGATGATGCCGTCGCAAACCTGAACGCCTATGTGAACGGCTTCTCCCCGAACGCTCAGGCGGTCTTCGAGAAGTTCCGGTTCGCCGAGCAGGTCGCCTATCTGTCTGAGGCTGGCCTTCTCCACTTGGTCGTCGCACGCTTCGCGGACGTCGATCTGCACCCGAACCGCGTGTCGAACCACGAGATGGGCTACGCCTTCGAGGAACTGATCCGAAAGTTCGCTGAGGACTCGAACGAGACTGCTGGTGAGCACTTCACCCCGCGGGAGGTCATCAAGCTGATGGCCGGCCTCCTCATCGCTCCCGACCTCGCTGACCTGCAGGTGCCTGGCACGAGCCGCAGGGTGTACGACCCGGCATGCGGGACCGGCGGCATGCTAACTGCCGCGGAGGAGTTCATCCTCTCGCACAACACGCAGGGACAGGTCTTCTCCTTCGGGCAGGAGCTGAACCCGGAATCCTGGGCGATCTGCCGGTCCGACCTCATGATCAAGAACCAGGACCCGGACAACATCAAGCTCGGCAACTCGTTCACGAATGATCAGCTGCAGCACGAGAAGTTCGACTACATGCTGTCCAACCCGCCGTTCGGCGTGGAGTGGAAGAAGGCCCAAGCCGAGATCGTCGACGAGGCCAACGAACTCGGCATGCGCGGCCGCTTCGGCGCCGGACTTCCGCGTATCAACGACGGGTCGTTGCTGTTCCTACAACACATGATCTCGAAGATGCGCCCCGTCGGCGACGGCGGCAGCCGGCTGGCGATCGTCTTCAACGGTTCGCCACTCTTCACCGGCGCCGCCGAGTCCGGTGAGTCCAAGATCCGCCAGTGGATCCTCGAAAACGACTGGCTCGAGGCGATCGTCGCGCTCCCAGACCAACTCTTCTACAACACCGGCATCTCGACCTACTTCTGGATCCTCACGAACCGCAAGGCACCTGCGCAGCGCGGCAA includes:
- a CDS encoding type I restriction-modification system subunit M, with the translated sequence MSETTPKNLANFIWQVADLLRGDYKRSDYGKVILPFTVLRRLECVLEPTREAVLKEAEKWADRNVDLGRFLTRQSGQSFYNLTRLSLANVANAPDDAVANLNAYVNGFSPNAQAVFEKFRFAEQVAYLSEAGLLHLVVARFADVDLHPNRVSNHEMGYAFEELIRKFAEDSNETAGEHFTPREVIKLMAGLLIAPDLADLQVPGTSRRVYDPACGTGGMLTAAEEFILSHNTQGQVFSFGQELNPESWAICRSDLMIKNQDPDNIKLGNSFTNDQLQHEKFDYMLSNPPFGVEWKKAQAEIVDEANELGMRGRFGAGLPRINDGSLLFLQHMISKMRPVGDGGSRLAIVFNGSPLFTGAAESGESKIRQWILENDWLEAIVALPDQLFYNTGISTYFWILTNRKAPAQRGKVVLLDAREYWAKMRKSLGDKRKYITDDQIEEIHRLYADALSVADSPEHELHGKVKVFRNEDFGYHRITVERPLKLRFEVTDEALTELELTLKSGKTTSKYEDRDALLAALKTLVGKEPSFKKTEFAASLRSALSDLNKLPAPVDKAVWSAVSVRDPEGEVQLKKGQPEPDPELRDFENVPLEEDVDAYLEREVLPHVPDAWMDHTKTKIGYEIPFTRHFYVYTPPRPLGDIDAELRALEREIQTLLSEVTE